One window of the Emcibacter sp. genome contains the following:
- a CDS encoding MFS transporter — MQDDPREIIDREPMSGLQVFAVGICIFLNALDGFDVLAITFAAPGIAEDWGLGPDAIGIVISTGLAGMAVGSLFLAPYADRFGRRTAILASLVTMGVGMLLSATANDIITMSIYRVITGLGIGAMLASINAMSAEYSNKKRRDLSVSLMSIGYPIGGVLGGSVAAMLLGHYNWQSVFIFGGIVTLALVPVIIYYLPESIEFLSHNKGQAALGQINKILRRMGHSEAHHVIEEKTPQARARITDLFAPEQRRVTLILALSYFFHITTFYYVLGWVPSIITALGFDKAVGTSVSVWVSIGGIVGGSVLGWCATFFSLTRLVIGVMVATGLAVIVFGQVTPDIGLLKLVAFVLGFFMFGGVVGLYALVAKRFPTRLRATGTGFVIGVGRGGAVIAPVLTGFLLAAGMERGNVATIMAFGSILAAVALFSSFLKREKTGG; from the coding sequence ATGCAGGACGATCCACGGGAGATTATTGACCGCGAGCCGATGAGCGGGCTTCAGGTTTTCGCTGTCGGAATTTGTATATTTTTGAATGCCCTCGATGGATTTGACGTTCTCGCCATTACCTTTGCGGCTCCAGGTATTGCCGAGGACTGGGGACTGGGACCTGATGCGATTGGTATCGTTATTTCCACCGGTCTTGCTGGTATGGCGGTGGGGTCTCTTTTCCTCGCTCCCTATGCGGACCGCTTCGGGCGACGTACCGCTATCCTCGCCAGCCTGGTGACCATGGGTGTTGGCATGCTTCTGTCTGCAACGGCGAATGACATCATCACCATGTCGATTTACCGGGTTATCACCGGACTGGGTATTGGCGCCATGCTGGCGTCAATCAATGCCATGTCAGCCGAATATTCAAACAAGAAACGGCGCGACCTTTCCGTCAGCCTGATGTCTATCGGTTATCCCATCGGCGGGGTTCTTGGCGGCTCCGTTGCGGCTATGCTGCTCGGTCATTACAATTGGCAGTCGGTCTTTATCTTTGGCGGAATTGTAACCCTGGCCCTGGTGCCGGTGATTATATATTATCTGCCGGAATCCATCGAGTTCCTGAGCCACAACAAGGGTCAGGCGGCCTTGGGCCAGATCAATAAAATCCTGCGTCGCATGGGGCATTCCGAAGCGCATCATGTTATTGAGGAAAAAACGCCACAGGCACGGGCCCGGATTACGGATCTTTTTGCCCCCGAGCAGCGCCGGGTAACCCTTATTCTGGCGCTTAGCTATTTTTTCCATATCACAACCTTCTATTATGTTTTGGGCTGGGTGCCTTCCATTATAACAGCGCTCGGCTTTGACAAGGCGGTCGGTACTTCCGTGTCAGTTTGGGTCAGTATCGGCGGCATCGTCGGCGGCAGTGTGTTGGGCTGGTGCGCCACCTTCTTCAGCCTGACGAGGCTTGTGATCGGGGTCATGGTTGCCACCGGGCTTGCGGTTATTGTGTTCGGCCAGGTGACGCCTGATATTGGCCTGTTGAAACTGGTTGCCTTTGTGCTCGGTTTCTTCATGTTTGGCGGTGTGGTGGGGCTTTATGCCCTCGTCGCCAAAAGGTTCCCGACCCGGCTGCGGGCGACCGGGACCGGTTTTGTTATTGGTGTTGGCCGCGGCGGTGCCGTCATTGCCCCGGTTCTTACCGGTTTTCTGCTGGCGGCAGGTATGGAACGGGGCAATGTTGCCACGATTATGGCTTTCGGCTCGATCCTTGCCGCTGTGGCTCTCTTTTCCAGTTTCCTGAAGCGTGAAAAAACAGGCGGGTAA